In Vidua macroura isolate BioBank_ID:100142 chromosome 7, ASM2450914v1, whole genome shotgun sequence, a single genomic region encodes these proteins:
- the SUMO1 gene encoding small ubiquitin-related modifier 1 isoform X1, which produces MSPESSMSSLSSLFQCSATLNEAKPSAEDLGDKKEGEYIKLKVIGQDSSEIHFKVKMTTHLKKLKESYCQRQGVPMNSLRFLFEGQRITDNHTPKELGMEEEDVIEVYQEQTGGHSTV; this is translated from the exons atgtctccagagagtTCCATGagttccctgagcagcctgttccagtgctctgccaccctcaat gAAGCAAAACCTTCAGCTGAGGACTTAGGAGATAAGAAAGAAGGGGAGTACATTAAACTCAAAGTCATTGGGCAG GACAGCAGTGAAATTCACTTCAAGGTGAAAATGACAACACATCTCAAGAAACTCAAAGAATCATACTGTCAAAGACAG gGTGTTCCAATGAATTCACTCAGGTTTCTCTTCGAGGGTCAGAGAATTACTGATAATCATACCCCCAAGGAG ctggggatggaggaggaagatgTGATTGAAGTTTATCAGGAACAGACGGGGGGTCACTCAACAGTTTAG
- the SUMO1 gene encoding small ubiquitin-related modifier 1 isoform X2, whose product MSDQEAKPSAEDLGDKKEGEYIKLKVIGQDSSEIHFKVKMTTHLKKLKESYCQRQGVPMNSLRFLFEGQRITDNHTPKELGMEEEDVIEVYQEQTGGHSTV is encoded by the exons ATGTCTGACCAG gAAGCAAAACCTTCAGCTGAGGACTTAGGAGATAAGAAAGAAGGGGAGTACATTAAACTCAAAGTCATTGGGCAG GACAGCAGTGAAATTCACTTCAAGGTGAAAATGACAACACATCTCAAGAAACTCAAAGAATCATACTGTCAAAGACAG gGTGTTCCAATGAATTCACTCAGGTTTCTCTTCGAGGGTCAGAGAATTACTGATAATCATACCCCCAAGGAG ctggggatggaggaggaagatgTGATTGAAGTTTATCAGGAACAGACGGGGGGTCACTCAACAGTTTAG